The following are encoded together in the Arvicanthis niloticus isolate mArvNil1 chromosome 9, mArvNil1.pat.X, whole genome shotgun sequence genome:
- the Stk38l gene encoding serine/threonine-protein kinase 38-like isoform X5, with translation MEEEGLADEEKKLRRSQHARKETEFLRLKRTRLGLDDFESLKVIGRGAFGEVRLVQKKDTGHIYAMKILRKADMLEKEQVAHIRAERDILVEADGAWVVKMFYSFQDKRNLYLIMEFLPGGDMMTLLMKKDTLTEEETQFYISETVLAIDAIHQLGFIHRDIKPDNLLLDAKGHVKLSDFGLCTGLKKAHRTEFYRNLTHNPPSDFSFQNMNSKRKAETWKKNRRQLAYSTVGTPDYIAPEVFMQTGYNKLCDWWSLGVIMYEMLIGFPPFCSETPQETYRKVMSWKETLAFPPEVPVSEKAKDLILRFCTDSENRIGNGGVEEIKGHPFFEGVDWGHIRERPAAIPIEIRSIDDTSNFDDFPESDILQPVPNTTEPDYKSKDWVFLNYTYKRFEGLTQRGSIPTYMKAGKL, from the exons ATGGAAGAAGAAGGATTGGCAGATGAGGAG AAAAAGTTACGTCGATCGCAGCATGCTCGTAAAGAAACAGAGTTCTTACGCCTCAAGAGGACCAGACTTGGCCTGGATGACTTTGAGTCTCTGAAGGTTATAGGAAGAGGAGCTTTTGGAGAG GTGCGGCTGGTCCAGAAGAAAGACACGGGGCACATCTATGCCATGAAGATCCTAAGGAAAGCTGACATGCTTGAGAAAGAGCAG GTGGCTCATATCCGAGCAGAAAGAGACATTTTGGTGGAAGCAGATGGAGCCTGGGTGGTGAAGATGTTCTACAGTTTTCAGGACAAGCGGAATCTCTATCTCATCATGGAATTTCTTCCTGGAG GTGACATGATGACGTTGCTGATGAAGAAGGACACCTTAACAGAAGAGGAGACACAGTTCTACATCTCAGAGACTGTTTTGGCGATAGATGCAATTCACCAGCTGGGcttcatccacagggacatcaagcCAGACAACCTTTTACTGGATGCCAAG GGACATGTAAAATTATCTGATTTTGGTTTGTGCACCGGGTTAAAGAAGGCTCACAGGACTGAATTCTACAGAAACCTCACACACAACCCTCCAAGTGACTTCT CGTTTCAGAACATGAACTCGAAGCGGAAAGCAGAGACATGGAAGAAGAACAGGAGACAGTTG GCGTATTCCACGGTTGGAACACCAGACTACATTGCTCCAGAAGTATTCATGCAGACAGGCTACAACAAACTGTGTGACTGGTGGTCCTTGGGAGTAATTATGTATGAGATGCTGATAG GTTTTCCACCTTTCTGTTCCGAGACACCTCAAGAAACGTACAGAAAAGTTATGAGCTGGAAGGAGACGCTGGCATTTCCTCCAGAAGTGCCTGTCTCTGAGAAAGCCAAGGACTTGATTCTCAG attttgTACTGATTCTGAAAACAGAATTGGGAATGGTGGTGTGGAAGAGATCAAAGGTCATCCGTTCTTTGAGGGTGTAGACTGGGGGCACATAAG GGAAAGACCAGCAGCTATCCCTATAGAAATCCGGAGTATAGATGACACCTCAAACTTTGATGACTTCCCTGAGTCTGATATCTTACAGCCAG tgCCGAATACCACAGAGCCCGACTACAAATCCAAAGACTGGGTTTTTCTCAACTACACCTACAAAAGGTTTGAAGGACTGACTCAGAGAGGCTCCATTCCCACATACATGAAAGCTGGGAAATTATGA
- the Stk38l gene encoding serine/threonine-protein kinase 38-like isoform X2 has protein sequence MAMTAGATTTFPMSNHTRERVTVAKLTLENFYSNLILQHEERETRQKKLEVAMEEEGLADEEVMEPTVLNGSVPKKLRRSQHARKETEFLRLKRTRLGLDDFESLKVIGRGAFGEVRLVQKKDTGHIYAMKILRKADMLEKEQVAHIRAERDILVEADGAWVVKMFYSFQDKRNLYLIMEFLPGGDMMTLLMKKDTLTEEETQFYISETVLAIDAIHQLGFIHRDIKPDNLLLDAKGHVKLSDFGLCTGLKKAHRTEFYRNLTHNPPSDFSFQNMNSKRKAETWKKNRRQLAYSTVGTPDYIAPEVFMQTGYNKLCDWWSLGVIMYEMLIGFPPFCSETPQETYRKVMSWKETLAFPPEVPVSEKAKDLILRFCTDSENRIGNGGVEEIKGHPFFEGVDWGHIRERPAAIPIEIRSIDDTSNFDDFPESDILQPVPNTTEPDYKSKDWVFLNYTYKRFEGLTQRGSIPTYMKAGKL, from the exons ATGGCAATGACAGCAGGGGCAACAACTACCTTTCCTATGAGCAACCATACCCGGGAAAGAGTAACTGTGGCCAAGCTCACACTGGAGAATTTTTACAGCAACCTAATTTTACAGCACGAAGAGAGAGAAACCAG GCAGAAGAAGTTAGAAGTGGCTATGGAAGAAGAAGGATTGGCAGATGAGGAGGTAATGGAACCAACTGTACTAAACGGAAGTGTCCCA AAAAAGTTACGTCGATCGCAGCATGCTCGTAAAGAAACAGAGTTCTTACGCCTCAAGAGGACCAGACTTGGCCTGGATGACTTTGAGTCTCTGAAGGTTATAGGAAGAGGAGCTTTTGGAGAG GTGCGGCTGGTCCAGAAGAAAGACACGGGGCACATCTATGCCATGAAGATCCTAAGGAAAGCTGACATGCTTGAGAAAGAGCAG GTGGCTCATATCCGAGCAGAAAGAGACATTTTGGTGGAAGCAGATGGAGCCTGGGTGGTGAAGATGTTCTACAGTTTTCAGGACAAGCGGAATCTCTATCTCATCATGGAATTTCTTCCTGGAG GTGACATGATGACGTTGCTGATGAAGAAGGACACCTTAACAGAAGAGGAGACACAGTTCTACATCTCAGAGACTGTTTTGGCGATAGATGCAATTCACCAGCTGGGcttcatccacagggacatcaagcCAGACAACCTTTTACTGGATGCCAAG GGACATGTAAAATTATCTGATTTTGGTTTGTGCACCGGGTTAAAGAAGGCTCACAGGACTGAATTCTACAGAAACCTCACACACAACCCTCCAAGTGACTTCT CGTTTCAGAACATGAACTCGAAGCGGAAAGCAGAGACATGGAAGAAGAACAGGAGACAGTTG GCGTATTCCACGGTTGGAACACCAGACTACATTGCTCCAGAAGTATTCATGCAGACAGGCTACAACAAACTGTGTGACTGGTGGTCCTTGGGAGTAATTATGTATGAGATGCTGATAG GTTTTCCACCTTTCTGTTCCGAGACACCTCAAGAAACGTACAGAAAAGTTATGAGCTGGAAGGAGACGCTGGCATTTCCTCCAGAAGTGCCTGTCTCTGAGAAAGCCAAGGACTTGATTCTCAG attttgTACTGATTCTGAAAACAGAATTGGGAATGGTGGTGTGGAAGAGATCAAAGGTCATCCGTTCTTTGAGGGTGTAGACTGGGGGCACATAAG GGAAAGACCAGCAGCTATCCCTATAGAAATCCGGAGTATAGATGACACCTCAAACTTTGATGACTTCCCTGAGTCTGATATCTTACAGCCAG tgCCGAATACCACAGAGCCCGACTACAAATCCAAAGACTGGGTTTTTCTCAACTACACCTACAAAAGGTTTGAAGGACTGACTCAGAGAGGCTCCATTCCCACATACATGAAAGCTGGGAAATTATGA
- the Stk38l gene encoding serine/threonine-protein kinase 38-like isoform X3, with the protein MRVPVTMAMTAGATTTFPMSNHTRERVTVAKLTLENFYSNLILQHEERETRQKKLEVAMEEEGLADEEKKLRRSQHARKETEFLRLKRTRLGLDDFESLKVIGRGAFGEVRLVQKKDTGHIYAMKILRKADMLEKEQVAHIRAERDILVEADGAWVVKMFYSFQDKRNLYLIMEFLPGGDMMTLLMKKDTLTEEETQFYISETVLAIDAIHQLGFIHRDIKPDNLLLDAKGHVKLSDFGLCTGLKKAHRTEFYRNLTHNPPSDFSFQNMNSKRKAETWKKNRRQLAYSTVGTPDYIAPEVFMQTGYNKLCDWWSLGVIMYEMLIGFPPFCSETPQETYRKVMSWKETLAFPPEVPVSEKAKDLILRFCTDSENRIGNGGVEEIKGHPFFEGVDWGHIRERPAAIPIEIRSIDDTSNFDDFPESDILQPVPNTTEPDYKSKDWVFLNYTYKRFEGLTQRGSIPTYMKAGKL; encoded by the exons TTCCAGTTACTATGGCAATGACAGCAGGGGCAACAACTACCTTTCCTATGAGCAACCATACCCGGGAAAGAGTAACTGTGGCCAAGCTCACACTGGAGAATTTTTACAGCAACCTAATTTTACAGCACGAAGAGAGAGAAACCAG GCAGAAGAAGTTAGAAGTGGCTATGGAAGAAGAAGGATTGGCAGATGAGGAG AAAAAGTTACGTCGATCGCAGCATGCTCGTAAAGAAACAGAGTTCTTACGCCTCAAGAGGACCAGACTTGGCCTGGATGACTTTGAGTCTCTGAAGGTTATAGGAAGAGGAGCTTTTGGAGAG GTGCGGCTGGTCCAGAAGAAAGACACGGGGCACATCTATGCCATGAAGATCCTAAGGAAAGCTGACATGCTTGAGAAAGAGCAG GTGGCTCATATCCGAGCAGAAAGAGACATTTTGGTGGAAGCAGATGGAGCCTGGGTGGTGAAGATGTTCTACAGTTTTCAGGACAAGCGGAATCTCTATCTCATCATGGAATTTCTTCCTGGAG GTGACATGATGACGTTGCTGATGAAGAAGGACACCTTAACAGAAGAGGAGACACAGTTCTACATCTCAGAGACTGTTTTGGCGATAGATGCAATTCACCAGCTGGGcttcatccacagggacatcaagcCAGACAACCTTTTACTGGATGCCAAG GGACATGTAAAATTATCTGATTTTGGTTTGTGCACCGGGTTAAAGAAGGCTCACAGGACTGAATTCTACAGAAACCTCACACACAACCCTCCAAGTGACTTCT CGTTTCAGAACATGAACTCGAAGCGGAAAGCAGAGACATGGAAGAAGAACAGGAGACAGTTG GCGTATTCCACGGTTGGAACACCAGACTACATTGCTCCAGAAGTATTCATGCAGACAGGCTACAACAAACTGTGTGACTGGTGGTCCTTGGGAGTAATTATGTATGAGATGCTGATAG GTTTTCCACCTTTCTGTTCCGAGACACCTCAAGAAACGTACAGAAAAGTTATGAGCTGGAAGGAGACGCTGGCATTTCCTCCAGAAGTGCCTGTCTCTGAGAAAGCCAAGGACTTGATTCTCAG attttgTACTGATTCTGAAAACAGAATTGGGAATGGTGGTGTGGAAGAGATCAAAGGTCATCCGTTCTTTGAGGGTGTAGACTGGGGGCACATAAG GGAAAGACCAGCAGCTATCCCTATAGAAATCCGGAGTATAGATGACACCTCAAACTTTGATGACTTCCCTGAGTCTGATATCTTACAGCCAG tgCCGAATACCACAGAGCCCGACTACAAATCCAAAGACTGGGTTTTTCTCAACTACACCTACAAAAGGTTTGAAGGACTGACTCAGAGAGGCTCCATTCCCACATACATGAAAGCTGGGAAATTATGA
- the Stk38l gene encoding serine/threonine-protein kinase 38-like isoform X4, producing MAMTAGATTTFPMSNHTRERVTVAKLTLENFYSNLILQHEERETRQKKLEVAMEEEGLADEEKKLRRSQHARKETEFLRLKRTRLGLDDFESLKVIGRGAFGEVRLVQKKDTGHIYAMKILRKADMLEKEQVAHIRAERDILVEADGAWVVKMFYSFQDKRNLYLIMEFLPGGDMMTLLMKKDTLTEEETQFYISETVLAIDAIHQLGFIHRDIKPDNLLLDAKGHVKLSDFGLCTGLKKAHRTEFYRNLTHNPPSDFSFQNMNSKRKAETWKKNRRQLAYSTVGTPDYIAPEVFMQTGYNKLCDWWSLGVIMYEMLIGFPPFCSETPQETYRKVMSWKETLAFPPEVPVSEKAKDLILRFCTDSENRIGNGGVEEIKGHPFFEGVDWGHIRERPAAIPIEIRSIDDTSNFDDFPESDILQPVPNTTEPDYKSKDWVFLNYTYKRFEGLTQRGSIPTYMKAGKL from the exons ATGGCAATGACAGCAGGGGCAACAACTACCTTTCCTATGAGCAACCATACCCGGGAAAGAGTAACTGTGGCCAAGCTCACACTGGAGAATTTTTACAGCAACCTAATTTTACAGCACGAAGAGAGAGAAACCAG GCAGAAGAAGTTAGAAGTGGCTATGGAAGAAGAAGGATTGGCAGATGAGGAG AAAAAGTTACGTCGATCGCAGCATGCTCGTAAAGAAACAGAGTTCTTACGCCTCAAGAGGACCAGACTTGGCCTGGATGACTTTGAGTCTCTGAAGGTTATAGGAAGAGGAGCTTTTGGAGAG GTGCGGCTGGTCCAGAAGAAAGACACGGGGCACATCTATGCCATGAAGATCCTAAGGAAAGCTGACATGCTTGAGAAAGAGCAG GTGGCTCATATCCGAGCAGAAAGAGACATTTTGGTGGAAGCAGATGGAGCCTGGGTGGTGAAGATGTTCTACAGTTTTCAGGACAAGCGGAATCTCTATCTCATCATGGAATTTCTTCCTGGAG GTGACATGATGACGTTGCTGATGAAGAAGGACACCTTAACAGAAGAGGAGACACAGTTCTACATCTCAGAGACTGTTTTGGCGATAGATGCAATTCACCAGCTGGGcttcatccacagggacatcaagcCAGACAACCTTTTACTGGATGCCAAG GGACATGTAAAATTATCTGATTTTGGTTTGTGCACCGGGTTAAAGAAGGCTCACAGGACTGAATTCTACAGAAACCTCACACACAACCCTCCAAGTGACTTCT CGTTTCAGAACATGAACTCGAAGCGGAAAGCAGAGACATGGAAGAAGAACAGGAGACAGTTG GCGTATTCCACGGTTGGAACACCAGACTACATTGCTCCAGAAGTATTCATGCAGACAGGCTACAACAAACTGTGTGACTGGTGGTCCTTGGGAGTAATTATGTATGAGATGCTGATAG GTTTTCCACCTTTCTGTTCCGAGACACCTCAAGAAACGTACAGAAAAGTTATGAGCTGGAAGGAGACGCTGGCATTTCCTCCAGAAGTGCCTGTCTCTGAGAAAGCCAAGGACTTGATTCTCAG attttgTACTGATTCTGAAAACAGAATTGGGAATGGTGGTGTGGAAGAGATCAAAGGTCATCCGTTCTTTGAGGGTGTAGACTGGGGGCACATAAG GGAAAGACCAGCAGCTATCCCTATAGAAATCCGGAGTATAGATGACACCTCAAACTTTGATGACTTCCCTGAGTCTGATATCTTACAGCCAG tgCCGAATACCACAGAGCCCGACTACAAATCCAAAGACTGGGTTTTTCTCAACTACACCTACAAAAGGTTTGAAGGACTGACTCAGAGAGGCTCCATTCCCACATACATGAAAGCTGGGAAATTATGA
- the Stk38l gene encoding serine/threonine-protein kinase 38-like isoform X6, giving the protein MKILRKADMLEKEQVAHIRAERDILVEADGAWVVKMFYSFQDKRNLYLIMEFLPGGDMMTLLMKKDTLTEEETQFYISETVLAIDAIHQLGFIHRDIKPDNLLLDAKGHVKLSDFGLCTGLKKAHRTEFYRNLTHNPPSDFSFQNMNSKRKAETWKKNRRQLAYSTVGTPDYIAPEVFMQTGYNKLCDWWSLGVIMYEMLIGFPPFCSETPQETYRKVMSWKETLAFPPEVPVSEKAKDLILRFCTDSENRIGNGGVEEIKGHPFFEGVDWGHIRERPAAIPIEIRSIDDTSNFDDFPESDILQPVPNTTEPDYKSKDWVFLNYTYKRFEGLTQRGSIPTYMKAGKL; this is encoded by the exons ATGAAGATCCTAAGGAAAGCTGACATGCTTGAGAAAGAGCAG GTGGCTCATATCCGAGCAGAAAGAGACATTTTGGTGGAAGCAGATGGAGCCTGGGTGGTGAAGATGTTCTACAGTTTTCAGGACAAGCGGAATCTCTATCTCATCATGGAATTTCTTCCTGGAG GTGACATGATGACGTTGCTGATGAAGAAGGACACCTTAACAGAAGAGGAGACACAGTTCTACATCTCAGAGACTGTTTTGGCGATAGATGCAATTCACCAGCTGGGcttcatccacagggacatcaagcCAGACAACCTTTTACTGGATGCCAAG GGACATGTAAAATTATCTGATTTTGGTTTGTGCACCGGGTTAAAGAAGGCTCACAGGACTGAATTCTACAGAAACCTCACACACAACCCTCCAAGTGACTTCT CGTTTCAGAACATGAACTCGAAGCGGAAAGCAGAGACATGGAAGAAGAACAGGAGACAGTTG GCGTATTCCACGGTTGGAACACCAGACTACATTGCTCCAGAAGTATTCATGCAGACAGGCTACAACAAACTGTGTGACTGGTGGTCCTTGGGAGTAATTATGTATGAGATGCTGATAG GTTTTCCACCTTTCTGTTCCGAGACACCTCAAGAAACGTACAGAAAAGTTATGAGCTGGAAGGAGACGCTGGCATTTCCTCCAGAAGTGCCTGTCTCTGAGAAAGCCAAGGACTTGATTCTCAG attttgTACTGATTCTGAAAACAGAATTGGGAATGGTGGTGTGGAAGAGATCAAAGGTCATCCGTTCTTTGAGGGTGTAGACTGGGGGCACATAAG GGAAAGACCAGCAGCTATCCCTATAGAAATCCGGAGTATAGATGACACCTCAAACTTTGATGACTTCCCTGAGTCTGATATCTTACAGCCAG tgCCGAATACCACAGAGCCCGACTACAAATCCAAAGACTGGGTTTTTCTCAACTACACCTACAAAAGGTTTGAAGGACTGACTCAGAGAGGCTCCATTCCCACATACATGAAAGCTGGGAAATTATGA
- the Stk38l gene encoding serine/threonine-protein kinase 38-like isoform X1, translating into MRVPVTMAMTAGATTTFPMSNHTRERVTVAKLTLENFYSNLILQHEERETRQKKLEVAMEEEGLADEEVMEPTVLNGSVPKKLRRSQHARKETEFLRLKRTRLGLDDFESLKVIGRGAFGEVRLVQKKDTGHIYAMKILRKADMLEKEQVAHIRAERDILVEADGAWVVKMFYSFQDKRNLYLIMEFLPGGDMMTLLMKKDTLTEEETQFYISETVLAIDAIHQLGFIHRDIKPDNLLLDAKGHVKLSDFGLCTGLKKAHRTEFYRNLTHNPPSDFSFQNMNSKRKAETWKKNRRQLAYSTVGTPDYIAPEVFMQTGYNKLCDWWSLGVIMYEMLIGFPPFCSETPQETYRKVMSWKETLAFPPEVPVSEKAKDLILRFCTDSENRIGNGGVEEIKGHPFFEGVDWGHIRERPAAIPIEIRSIDDTSNFDDFPESDILQPVPNTTEPDYKSKDWVFLNYTYKRFEGLTQRGSIPTYMKAGKL; encoded by the exons TTCCAGTTACTATGGCAATGACAGCAGGGGCAACAACTACCTTTCCTATGAGCAACCATACCCGGGAAAGAGTAACTGTGGCCAAGCTCACACTGGAGAATTTTTACAGCAACCTAATTTTACAGCACGAAGAGAGAGAAACCAG GCAGAAGAAGTTAGAAGTGGCTATGGAAGAAGAAGGATTGGCAGATGAGGAGGTAATGGAACCAACTGTACTAAACGGAAGTGTCCCA AAAAAGTTACGTCGATCGCAGCATGCTCGTAAAGAAACAGAGTTCTTACGCCTCAAGAGGACCAGACTTGGCCTGGATGACTTTGAGTCTCTGAAGGTTATAGGAAGAGGAGCTTTTGGAGAG GTGCGGCTGGTCCAGAAGAAAGACACGGGGCACATCTATGCCATGAAGATCCTAAGGAAAGCTGACATGCTTGAGAAAGAGCAG GTGGCTCATATCCGAGCAGAAAGAGACATTTTGGTGGAAGCAGATGGAGCCTGGGTGGTGAAGATGTTCTACAGTTTTCAGGACAAGCGGAATCTCTATCTCATCATGGAATTTCTTCCTGGAG GTGACATGATGACGTTGCTGATGAAGAAGGACACCTTAACAGAAGAGGAGACACAGTTCTACATCTCAGAGACTGTTTTGGCGATAGATGCAATTCACCAGCTGGGcttcatccacagggacatcaagcCAGACAACCTTTTACTGGATGCCAAG GGACATGTAAAATTATCTGATTTTGGTTTGTGCACCGGGTTAAAGAAGGCTCACAGGACTGAATTCTACAGAAACCTCACACACAACCCTCCAAGTGACTTCT CGTTTCAGAACATGAACTCGAAGCGGAAAGCAGAGACATGGAAGAAGAACAGGAGACAGTTG GCGTATTCCACGGTTGGAACACCAGACTACATTGCTCCAGAAGTATTCATGCAGACAGGCTACAACAAACTGTGTGACTGGTGGTCCTTGGGAGTAATTATGTATGAGATGCTGATAG GTTTTCCACCTTTCTGTTCCGAGACACCTCAAGAAACGTACAGAAAAGTTATGAGCTGGAAGGAGACGCTGGCATTTCCTCCAGAAGTGCCTGTCTCTGAGAAAGCCAAGGACTTGATTCTCAG attttgTACTGATTCTGAAAACAGAATTGGGAATGGTGGTGTGGAAGAGATCAAAGGTCATCCGTTCTTTGAGGGTGTAGACTGGGGGCACATAAG GGAAAGACCAGCAGCTATCCCTATAGAAATCCGGAGTATAGATGACACCTCAAACTTTGATGACTTCCCTGAGTCTGATATCTTACAGCCAG tgCCGAATACCACAGAGCCCGACTACAAATCCAAAGACTGGGTTTTTCTCAACTACACCTACAAAAGGTTTGAAGGACTGACTCAGAGAGGCTCCATTCCCACATACATGAAAGCTGGGAAATTATGA